The Natronomonas salsuginis genome includes a region encoding these proteins:
- a CDS encoding TIGR00341 family protein, protein MRLVQVTIPTGKRQTVLRLLDEEGIDYVVTDETSGRGYTAVAYFPLPTSAVEPVLEQLRNVGLEREAYTVVISAETVESERFEALTEEYAGKEENEERIARQELESRAEELAAALPTYIIMTVVSAVIATAGLLLDSPATVVGSMVIAPLIGPAMAAAVGSVIDDGELFRRGVGLQLFGVVLAVASATVFAMFVKLTNLVPPGLDPLTLSEVAERLSPSVLSLAVAIGAGIAGAVSLMTGVSSALVGVMIAVALIPPAATVGIGIAYGNPALAVGSGVLVAVNVLSINLAALVVLWYAGYRPEQFFRHDRARMATLKRVAVLVFAIALLSVFLGGVTYDSYQIAQTEQEIRDGVATELEDPAYSNAELIELDVQTQTDDFLFHRPTEVIVTVGVPPDAPRRGLATDIERRLGTDHGIDADVQVLYVEIERAG, encoded by the coding sequence GTGCGACTCGTTCAAGTGACGATCCCAACCGGGAAACGCCAAACCGTCCTGAGACTCCTGGACGAGGAGGGGATCGACTACGTCGTCACCGACGAGACCAGCGGGCGAGGGTACACCGCCGTCGCGTACTTCCCGCTGCCGACGAGCGCCGTCGAGCCGGTACTCGAACAGCTCCGGAACGTCGGCCTCGAACGGGAGGCGTACACCGTCGTCATCAGCGCCGAGACGGTCGAGTCCGAGCGGTTCGAGGCGCTCACCGAGGAGTACGCCGGGAAAGAAGAAAACGAGGAGCGAATCGCGCGCCAAGAGCTGGAGTCCCGTGCGGAGGAACTCGCTGCCGCGCTGCCGACGTACATCATCATGACCGTTGTTTCGGCGGTGATCGCAACGGCCGGACTCCTGCTTGACTCCCCCGCGACCGTGGTCGGCTCGATGGTGATCGCGCCGCTCATCGGACCGGCGATGGCCGCTGCCGTCGGGAGCGTCATCGACGACGGAGAGCTGTTCCGCCGAGGCGTCGGCCTCCAACTCTTCGGGGTCGTACTCGCGGTCGCGTCCGCGACGGTCTTCGCGATGTTCGTCAAACTGACGAACCTCGTGCCGCCGGGGCTGGACCCGCTCACGCTCTCTGAAGTCGCCGAGCGGCTCTCGCCGAGCGTGCTCTCGCTCGCGGTCGCGATCGGCGCGGGGATCGCCGGTGCCGTGAGCCTGATGACCGGCGTCTCGTCGGCGCTCGTCGGCGTCATGATCGCCGTCGCGTTGATCCCGCCCGCCGCGACGGTCGGGATCGGGATCGCCTACGGCAACCCGGCGCTCGCGGTCGGGTCGGGCGTCCTCGTCGCGGTCAACGTCCTCTCGATCAATCTCGCCGCGCTCGTCGTGCTGTGGTACGCCGGGTACCGTCCCGAGCAGTTCTTCAGACACGACCGCGCCAGGATGGCGACGCTGAAGCGCGTCGCCGTCCTCGTCTTCGCCATCGCGCTGTTGTCGGTGTTCCTCGGCGGCGTCACCTACGACTCCTACCAGATCGCTCAGACCGAACAGGAGATCCGCGACGGCGTCGCCACGGAACTCGAGGATCCGGCCTACTCGAACGCCGAACTCATCGAACTCGACGTTCAGACGCAAACCGACGACTTCCTCTTTCATCGCCCCACCGAGGTCATCGTCACGGTCGGCGTCCCGCCGGACGCTCCACGGCGCGGCTTGGCGACGGACATCGAACGCCGACTCGGGACCGACCACGGGATCGACGCGGACGTGCAGGTGTTGTACGTCGAAATAGAGCGCGCGGGCTGA
- the engB gene encoding GTP-binding protein EngB: MFETRPDRDAEVVLIGRSNVGKSTLMREITGHTFDTGGKPGVTKKPNHYDWSSEDFVITDLPGFGFMSGVPDDVRERIKTDVVRYIEANAEKILVGILVVDGKSVIDIIDRHSGPDEIPHDVEMFGFLQELEIPAVVAVNKMDKVDDRDERLDALAERLGLYTPWQQFAETIAPVSAKRGSVDPLNEAVREHLHEAKRDDLFKFF; the protein is encoded by the coding sequence ATGTTCGAGACGCGCCCCGACCGCGACGCCGAGGTGGTCCTCATCGGGCGGTCCAACGTGGGCAAGTCGACGCTGATGCGAGAGATCACGGGTCACACGTTCGACACGGGCGGCAAGCCGGGCGTCACAAAGAAGCCGAACCATTACGACTGGTCGTCGGAAGACTTCGTCATCACCGACCTCCCCGGCTTCGGGTTCATGTCCGGCGTCCCCGACGACGTCCGCGAACGGATCAAAACCGACGTGGTGCGATACATCGAGGCGAACGCCGAGAAGATCCTCGTCGGGATCTTGGTCGTGGACGGCAAGTCCGTGATCGACATCATCGACCGACACTCCGGGCCGGACGAGATCCCCCACGACGTCGAGATGTTCGGCTTCCTCCAGGAGCTCGAAATTCCCGCGGTCGTCGCGGTCAACAAGATGGACAAGGTCGACGACCGCGACGAGCGCCTCGACGCGCTGGCCGAACGGCTCGGCCTCTACACCCCGTGGCAGCAGTTCGCCGAGACCATCGCACCGGTCTCGGCGAAGCGCGGATCGGTCGACCCGCTCAACGAGGCCGTCCGAGAGCACCTCCACGAGGCGAAGCGAGACGACCTGTTCAAGTTCTTCTGA
- a CDS encoding DCC1-like thiol-disulfide oxidoreductase family protein — protein MSGDVLVYDDDCGFCTWWADYFGRRTDLELVGFSDLTDDQRARLPDDYESCVHLLTDEAVYSCGAAAEQTFARADVPPGTRDLTRFLGQFEDYERFRERAYREIADRRDLWGQFLSKDRPEN, from the coding sequence ATGAGCGGCGACGTGCTCGTCTACGACGACGACTGTGGATTCTGCACCTGGTGGGCCGACTACTTCGGACGGCGAACCGACCTGGAGTTGGTCGGCTTTTCCGATCTCACCGACGACCAGCGCGCGCGACTCCCCGACGACTACGAGTCGTGTGTGCACCTGTTGACCGACGAGGCGGTCTACTCCTGCGGCGCGGCGGCCGAACAGACGTTCGCGCGGGCCGACGTGCCGCCGGGAACGCGCGATCTGACCCGATTTCTCGGCCAGTTCGAGGATTACGAGCGGTTTCGCGAGCGGGCCTATCGGGAGATCGCGGACCGCCGCGATCTGTGGGGACAGTTCCTCTCGAAGGATCGGCCAGAAAACTAG